Within the Thermosipho africanus Ob7 genome, the region TTTATACGGTAGAAGAATTAAGTTTAATAATAAAGAGGGCATCAACTGTTTTAAATGTTGAAATTGATGAAGATGCTGCACAACTTCTTGCAAAACGTTCTCGCGGGACTCCAAGAATTGCGTTAAGATTATTAAGAAGAGTTCGTGATATGAGCACTGTAACAGAAAAGAAGAAAATTGATGTAATGATGGTAGAAGAAATAATGGAGTTATTAGGGATTGATAATGAGGGGTTAGATGAGGTAGACAGAAAAATATTAACGACAATCATTGAAGTTTATCAAGGTGGCCCTGTAGGCTTAAAATCATTGGCTGCTTCAGTGGGACTTTCAGAGGATAGTATTTCCGAAGTTTATGAACCATATCTTTTACAAAGTGGATTTTTAGCAAGAACTCATAGAGGAAGAGTAGTAACTAGTAAAGCATATAAACACCTTGGTTATAAAAATGGGGGTGGATTGTTTGATGAGTGAAATTTATAAAAGGTATATGGAAGTTGTAGATTCAATTAAGAATAAATGTAAACAAATAGATAGAGACTATAGTAAAATTAAATTAGTAGCTGTTAGTAAAACGTTTCCGGTTGAAGTTTTAAAAGAGGCATATGATTCAGGAATAAATATTTTTGGTGAAAATTATGCGCAAGAGCTACGTGATAAATCAAAGGTATTAAAAGATTATAACATTGAGTGGCATTTTATAGGAAGGATTCAGATTAATAAGTTAAAATATATTGTACCTGTAGCAAGTTTGATACATTCTGTATCAAGAATTGAGGAAATTGAAGTGATAGATAAAATTTCTAAAAAATTGGGGAAAATTCAAGAAATATTAATACAAGTCAATGTTTCAGGTGAAGAGACAAAATCTGGAGTAAAGCCTGAGCAGCTTATTGATTTAATTGAAAAATCTAAATTATACGAAAACGTAAAAGTTATTGGTTTAATGACGATGGCACCTTTTACAGATAATGAGGAGATAATTAGGAATGTTTTTAAAAAAGCAAGAGTATTAAGGGATAATGTTTCAAAAGAATTTCCTGATGTAGTAGAACTGTCAATGGGAATGTCGAATGATTATTTAATTGCTTTGGAAGAAGGAGCGACTATTTTAAGAATTGGTAGTAAAATTTTTGGTTCAAGAAAATAAAGAGGGAGGGAGCTTGTAAAATGTTTATATTAGGTAATTTTTTAATTGGTCTAGGATATTCATTAAGGGTTTTAATAAATATCGAAATGTTCTTTATTGTAATTTCTGCTGTTTTGAGTTGGTTTAGTTATTATTCTAATGTGCAAAGTATTTATTATTATTTTCAATCGATTGCAGACATTATTGAAAAACCAATTAGAAAACTTATTCCAAGAATTGGACCTGTAGATATATCACCAATGGTAGCAATAGTTGTTTTGGTTTTTTTTGATAGATTTTTAATTCAAAGTATAATTGAATTGGGGTATTATATAAAATGAAGCATTTAGGTATATTTTATAAGCCGGAGCTTTTTGGCAAAGCAGAAAGTTTAAAAGAATTGCTTTTAAATGAAGGTTACATAGTAGATTATTGTGAATCAAGTGAAAGAATAAAAAACAATAAAGTTGATTTAACAATTGTATTAGGTGGAGATGGAACTTTTTTAAAGGCATCCCATTTAGTTAATAATCCGTTAGTTGGTTTTAAAGGTGGAAGATTAGGATTTTTATCAAGCTATACTGTTGAAGAGTTTGACAAATTTTTAAAAGATTTAAAAAATAATAATTTTGTATCAGATGAGAGGACTTTTTTAAAAGTTAGTGATCTAAACACTTTTTGTTTAAATGAGGTTCTTTTAGTTAAGGATCCGGACCAAAAAATGGTGGATATAAAAATTTCTTTTCAAGATGGTGAATTGTTCTTTCATGCAGATGGAATAATGCTGAGTACTCCAACTGGTTCAACAGGATATTCATTATCTTTAGGCGGCCCTATTTTATTGCCAAACACAAAAGCTTTTGTTATTACACCGGTTGCACCGCAGTTTTTAGCTTCAAGAAGTATTGTTATACCTGATAATGAAAAAGTTAATATTGAAGTTGATAAAAGAGTAAATTTAATAATTGATGGAGTAAATTTTGGTAAATTTAGCAAAATTACGGTTATGAAATCAAAGAAAAAAATTTCAATTTTAAGGCCAGTAGATTATGATTTCACAAAGTCTATAAAGGAAAAATTGGGTTACGGTAAAAAAATTTTATAAAAAGGTGAT harbors:
- a CDS encoding YggS family pyridoxal phosphate-dependent enzyme, which translates into the protein MSEIYKRYMEVVDSIKNKCKQIDRDYSKIKLVAVSKTFPVEVLKEAYDSGINIFGENYAQELRDKSKVLKDYNIEWHFIGRIQINKLKYIVPVASLIHSVSRIEEIEVIDKISKKLGKIQEILIQVNVSGEETKSGVKPEQLIDLIEKSKLYENVKVIGLMTMAPFTDNEEIIRNVFKKARVLRDNVSKEFPDVVELSMGMSNDYLIALEEGATILRIGSKIFGSRK
- a CDS encoding YggT family protein; the encoded protein is MFILGNFLIGLGYSLRVLINIEMFFIVISAVLSWFSYYSNVQSIYYYFQSIADIIEKPIRKLIPRIGPVDISPMVAIVVLVFFDRFLIQSIIELGYYIK
- a CDS encoding NAD(+) kinase, which translates into the protein MKHLGIFYKPELFGKAESLKELLLNEGYIVDYCESSERIKNNKVDLTIVLGGDGTFLKASHLVNNPLVGFKGGRLGFLSSYTVEEFDKFLKDLKNNNFVSDERTFLKVSDLNTFCLNEVLLVKDPDQKMVDIKISFQDGELFFHADGIMLSTPTGSTGYSLSLGGPILLPNTKAFVITPVAPQFLASRSIVIPDNEKVNIEVDKRVNLIIDGVNFGKFSKITVMKSKKKISILRPVDYDFTKSIKEKLGYGKKIL